Proteins encoded together in one Lagopus muta isolate bLagMut1 chromosome 3, bLagMut1 primary, whole genome shotgun sequence window:
- the LOC125691341 gene encoding uncharacterized protein LOC125691341: protein MDGDIAVGWVVMSPSEVRNTFCLLQHQRGEQLPDLSSPQPTAQPGAMDVASDWVCPICGQIREDVTYMTPCQHQLCYGCAIWWAYKKPSCAVCGHEITTIRYSVRSDDDFLECAVPQPAAHSDQDQGLQEEQGPAEPVLIPPEHNFPAEVWAAFFREHQGDLEPLLQWLQEEIQQQSSDDWWEVHAGQWTTMNFLCEHGLDEEALLQALQPITDGDVVPFVRRLIGTAAALYGPTIRHELDHRDSHAAGGREDSPAASTISSTSHLEPSTSGPGRSTSPAGRSAEELPGSSPGGPGRPSTATAPSAEEPQEEPGQAAAAGPSTQGRDRSRGGPQRPPKRKASSSRQDSSPPRKRRPRRRH from the exons ATGGACGGCGACATCGCTGTGGGATGGGTGGTGATGTCACCCAGTGAAG TTCGTAACAccttctgcttgctgcagcacCAGCGAGGGGAGCAGCTTCCCGacctcagctctccccagcccacCGCACAGCCCGGGGCCATGGACGTGGCATCCGACTGGGTCTGCCCCATCTGCGGGCAAATTCGGGAGGATGTCACCTACATGACCCCCTGCCAACACCAGCTGTGCTACGGCTGTGCCATCTGGTGGGCCTACAAGAAGCCGAGTTGTGCCGTATGTGGGCACGAAATTACAACCATCCGATACTCGGTGAGGTCGGATGATGACTTCCTCGAGTGTGCTGTCCCGCAGCCCGCAGCGCACTCAGACCAAGATCAAggcctgcaggaggagcaggggcCTGCAGAGCCGGTGCTCATCCCACCTGAGCACAACTTTCCAGCCGAGGTCTGGGCTGCATTTTTCAGGGAACATCAGGGAGACCTCGAACCCCTGCTCCaatggctgcaggaggagatccAGCAGCAGTCCAGCGATGACTGGTGGGAAGTCCATGCGGGACAGTGGACCACCATGAACTTCCTCTGTGAGCATGGACTGGACGAGGAGGCCTTGCTGCAGGCGCTGCAGCCAATCACCGACGGCGATGTGGTGCCCTTCGTGAGAAGGCTCATCGGCACCGCAGCAGCCCTGTACGGCCCCACGATCCGCCACGAGCTGGACCACCGGGACAGCCACGCTGCTGGAGGACGGgaggacagccctgcagccagcaccatCAGCAGCACCTCCCATCTGGAGCCTTCCACCTCGGGCCCAGGCCGCTCCACCAGCCCCGCAGGGCGCAGCGCCGAGGAGCTGCCCGGCAGCTCTCCTGGGGGACCCGGGCGCCCCAGCACCGCCACCGCGCCCTCAGCGGAGGAGCCCCAGGAGGAGCCAGGGCAGGCGGCGGCAGCGGGCCCCTCCACCCAGGGCAGGGACCGCTCGCGTGGGGGGCCCCAGCGCCCCCCAAAGAGGAaggccagcagcagccgccAGGACTCGTCCCCACCCCGCAAGAGGCGGCCCCGACGGCGGCACTAG